The stretch of DNA gactcctgtctgaaagaaaaaaaaaaagagcagaaatgcAAATCTTGGGTGCTGGTGCGGGAGGATGTTGTAGATCTGggattctcaaactttagtgacTATAacaatcacctggggagctggCTTAAAACATAGCAAGCCAGATCCCACTCTCAGAAGTTCCCTGGCAGTAGTTCTGGAGTTGGTGCAGGAATCTGCAATTGAAAAAGTATTTTGAGTATTGTAATTCAAGTAGTTCTTGcattttgagaaatacattgTATTCTTCATGAGCAAAGGGATTCTACAATTCAGTATCCCTATCCCTTTCCCctgctaaagaaagaaaaaaagaagccacaACTTTCTCAAAGTGTTTTATTATCCTCTTAGAAGAAATAGTGTTgaaatagcagcagcagcaaccacCACCCCACCACCAATCCTTGATGCTTTCTTTAAAAGTGTACTAAAatctttggctgggcatggtggctcacgcctgtaaccccagcactttgggaggccaaagcaggaggatcacttgaggtcaggagttctagaccagcctggccaacatggtgaaaccccgtctctactaaaaatacaaaaattagccagcgtcatggtgcatgcctgtaatcccagctactcgggaggctgaagcaggagaatcgctttaacacaggaggcagaagttgcagtgagctgagatcgtgccactgcactctagcctgggtgacagagtgagactctgtctcaaaaacaaaacaaaacaaaaaaagtactaaaatctaacacttctttttaaaagtgaggCTATGTATCAAATATCGTACTTTGCTTATGTTATAACAAGattaactaccatttattgagcatttgctaatgccaggcattgtgctaagcactttgaaaatatcaCCTAACTTAACACAGTGATCCTGCAAAAAAGgtattattctctatttttttaattgatacataatagttgttcATACTTACTGTTATCTTCTACTTTTATAGCTAGGGAAATTGAGGTTCACAAAAGTTCAGTAACTTATCTGGGATCACGTATTAGTAAGCAAAATATAGCCTGTGAATCCAAAGACCATGCTTTTTTCcagtgctttattttaaaatgatctaaTGGGTGGGAGATGACAATTACCATGTGACAAATTCCTGCAAGTGTGTGTAACCAGCTAATGCTGTAGATGGAGCTGTCATTTCCACTTAATCCCCACGTATAAAACTGACACACTGAAAACAGCTAATCAACCATCAATACTCCTCTCTCTTATTATCTACTGCTCAGTTGACTGACAAAGACGAGGTGATTTCAGGGCTTGTTTCAAAGTCCTGGGAAACACAGAATTGTGTAAGTTGCCAACCATGTATGATTGAGCCGCAGCGATTGAGGCATTTACCTGGAGGCTTCTGACATACACATATTTTGGCTCTTTCAGCCCAGAATAAGGAAAGGTGCTTGTGCCCTAGAGTGATGCAGAAGGGCAACCGTGGTGACTGGGAAGAGCCCAGAAGGGCAACCGTGGTGACTGGGAAGAGCCAGCTCTCAGAATTGGAGAGAACTGGGTTTGCCTCTCAGCTTTGTGTTTTATGCTTGGCCACTtgtcctttctgagcctcaggctTCTCACTTTTAAGGTACAAATGAAGATAAATACTTCACAATATAAAAGGGAATTGAGTAAAATAGAACACATAAAAGTGCCTCACATACAGGAGGCATGTAGTAAAGTTTGTTTAAATATGGTGTGTGTACATGAAGTTTGACCTTAACTTTCTACAGTTTGAAAAGTGGAAATTTCTCTGGTTTCACCCTGTTTGTAGACGAACTCATAAACATGCTCAACACATTGGGCTTTGATGAGTAATTCATAAACATTGTCAACTTGTTCAGGGTGGCGATAGAGACAGATCAAAAGAAGCAAGCATCATGAATTTTTCATAAAGAGCAAACTGCCTTTGGAACAACTGTTTCAACTGcctaaagtttaaaaagaagtttGGTTCTCTCATTAACCTAATAGAACTTTAGAACTGGAACTTTTTATGCCTCCTTTTTATTATACTGTGGTGAACACAGATCATGAACCTAGTCATAGAAATAGGTACATGTCTATTCCAAAAGTTTTTACATCTAGCCAAATAGTCACTGACATGTTCAACAGATACTTATCTAGTGATTATGACGGACCAGCTAGAAACTAAAATTAAACATTGAAGACAGTCCCCATAAACAAGAATTGCACATGGGAGAGACAAACAAACCAATACaatgtgataaatgctatgagAGTTTAGgcatgaggcccagagaaggaaaTTATCTGGGGATAACTTTTGGGGTAATAACACTTAATGGCAAAGAGAATAGCTATGCAAGGACCCCACAGTAGAAGACAGCATAGCATGATTGAAAACCACAAATAGTAGGAAATGGTTGGAAATGAGAGTGGAGGTAGGGCGTGGGGGACAGGTAAACAGAGGAGAGGCTACAGGTAGACCTGGATCCGCTAAGAAGGGTCTTCTGtgccaaagttttaaaaaacattctgaaaACAGGAAATGATAAACTAGATCTACTGAAAGAATGATAGATAACATATTCAGAGGAAAAGGGAACAGAACCAGTTTAATTTGTCACTAACTACTTTCCGGGGGTACTCTAGGCATTCAGGACAGGATTCTGGGTAATGAGATTTCAAGGTGGTAACAGACATACCCAGCCTGCTAAGGAAAGGTCCAGGGATGCCATCTAGAAATGGCATTGATTATGCACCAAAATGCCTGTGGGGCAGGCAAGAATGGTAGAAAGACTGTGTTCCAGTGAAGCAAAAGCGACAGCAAAATGATAAAGGAATAGTAAAAGTAAAGAAAGGGCTGTCCCCTTGAGATGCCCTAAATTAAATTAGAGAACAATGGAAGCACTACCATTTTGTGACCATTTTTGCACACCCCATGTGGGTCCATGAAGCAAAGATGGAAATGTGATTATGGATGCTGATCAGGTTGGCGTATCTTGAGTCTCTTTTCTTAGAGCCACGGCTTGGGACATGAATTATCTGGATAATTTCTTATGCCTTATGGAGCCAACTAtatggcagccccaggaagaGGAGTTGGGGACCAGTTATGGTGTTGAGACTGccagaaatgaataaaaagtatGTGTATTTCAGTGTAAGAGAATAGTTAGATAAAAACAAGAAGGTCCAAAGGATGTACACCTTAGTAGTGAGTTTAGAGAAGACTGGAAGGAAAGTCTAAGTTAGCACTGAaagatgcctttttaaaaaaaatcagatggttggttggttggtatGGTAAAGTGGGCAGCTCAATGCCAATACAGGCTGGAATCTTGGAATCCCAGGACTTATGGCAAGAAGAGGAGAACATCACCCAACAGAGAACTGCTCAATGGGGTGAGATGGTAAACGGGAAGAGCCAGTCTGGCTGCTGTGGACACAAGTGATAGGACAGCCCTAGGCCAGTGTCTAAGTTATATGTAAGCACAGACATGACTCAAACAACTGTTGGTGGCAAAGGGCCCCCTCAGTGCATAAGGCATGCCAGCAAGAATCTCAGAAATGATTCAACTTGGAAGTCAGAGCAACGTGACAGAATTGTGAGATCTGCTCTTATGTGGCATGACTACTGCCAGTGGCTGGAGAGATGCTGTGTGCTTCAACTACACCTAAATTCGCCATCCTCTCTAgcttttggtttttcattcctgctattccttctgcctggaatctCCTTCAACAGCACCTTATCCTTATCTTGTCAAAGAACTTTTCACACCATTATAACTACCCATTTAACATATCTGTCTACCCCACTAAATGGTATGCTCCATGAGAATGGGGCTTGGCTTTCTCGCCATTTTATCTCCAGTGTCTAGTAAATGCCCAGCACTTAGTTTCATAAtaagtacttgttgaatgaatgaatgaatgcaagaGAAAAAAGCCAGAGTAGGATCAAGTCTATGAGCTGGAACTTCAGTTAATAACTAGGATTCAGTGCTCTGGTTCTAGAGAACTAGCATCTTGTTTGGGATAATCAGGCAGCGTTTCAGTGGATGGAGCCAACATTGAGGGACGCAGAGTTCTGTGATGAATCAGGGTACTTGAGGTCATAGGGAAGTTTGTACATAAAGGAGACTTATGAGTCAGACTGGGATTTAGCCATAATGACTAGGACTCCTGAATGTGAAAGACATTACATAATTCCTAGCCCCACCACTAAAGTTGTTAATGGATATCCTATACCTGCAAAGATTGCTCACAATGTGGTCTAAAAATGGGCCCTCTCAGTAGATTCAGTCACAGGAAGttagagaaagaaaggagtgAGGATTAACAGGCAAAAAGAAATGACATAGAGTACTGCAATTGTTACCTTGATCGAAACAGGCTGATATTTTAGAATACTAAAGAATGTGAGGGTAAAACCTAAAGCATAATCCAATGGTTTGGAGATCTATAACAAAGCATGATTTGTACTCAGTTCCCCATAGAGGTTAAGATGATCCTTTTCTCATTGTGGCTTCCCCACTCACATCTGTTTAGTGAAGTCTCTGATCCTCAGTTCCCAAATCTGCTAAATGGCATGAGTTATGGAAAGTGCCCAGAACAGGGCTTCATATACGGTAGACTCAATAAATGGTACCTGTTGTCAGTGTTGGCACCATCACTCAGATTTCTGTGAAAGGCCAGATGGTCCAACATCtgaagggaatgttgtggctctccccaacacacacacacacacacacacacacacacacacacacactttctcaaacacatacacaaacagtAGGTTTTCTGCAAATAGGGGAAAGACGGCTAACCGTCTACTGAGGGCCCTAGAGCCACAAGTCTGTGAGTACATATGCTGCCTACTAAATCATTAGCAGTTGCACATCCATATGTGTAGTCTAACTGAAGTTAGGGACAACGCATTGAGGACTATATGCTGCTATTTCCCAATTTGGAGAGGAACCTctcaaaatataacattttttctttagctaTTTGAGGATTCTTaatcctggctgcacattagtGTCACCTGGACTTCTTcgaaaaaaagaataacattcaGGTTCACCCAAGGCCGAATAAATTAGAAATGGCTAGGAATGGGGCTCAAGCTTGCGTGGTTTTGCTAAGGGTCcccccaagtgattctaatatgTTAATCCAAGGGTAGCAGTCTGGAAGGGCAGCACTGGCATCACTTAGGAGCTTGTCCAAAATGTAggctctcaggccccaccccagactgaATCAGAATTAGAATGGAATTAGAATCTGCGTTTAAATGAGACTTCCCAGTAATTCACAATCACATCAAATTTTGAGAAGCAAGGGTTGGTATCAGTGATTCTCAATTCTGGCTACACAGTGTAATCAtctagaagatattttaaaaagatagatacTTGGGCTCTATCCCCtgggatttttatttaattggtcTGAGAAGGACCCAGCCTCAGTATTTTGAAAAATCACCCCTGGGATAATTGACTTTCTTTGAATGCAGCCAAAGGTTAAGAACTATAATGTGATGTAGTCAATGCCTCAATGACAGGTCAAATTCTTGGCAAGAAATGCCTTCATGAAGGCGGCTATGTAAGATGAGGTTTAACAACATTCCCTTTCTCCATGGTTACCTCAGCACAAATAGCAAATTTGTTCTGTCTAACATGGGGTGTTCAGGCAACACGTTTAAGAAACATCTATTTTATATGTCTTTTATAAACATAtaagtttgcattttctattttcctccttTTAGAACTGTAGTTGATTAAAGACTAGCTCCATTTGTGTAATAACAATAATCAAAATAGACTATGCTACTCTTAGGGACATGACTCATGTTCTTGTGTTACTTagtgtaaataattttaaatatttatatgaaaacaaaCATGAAGATATTATAagatagaaaatacatttcttgtgGATTCTAAAGATAAAACACAAGACTTCAAAGAAATGTTGCACTTTTAGCCAGCAATTCAGCCTGTGCTTCAGACCCCGTAGTGGAATGGATTTATTCTCCCTCTGCCCTTCAGACTAGTTTAGGGGAAAAGTTTGAGGAGCGCTGAACCAATGGAATTACTTGAAATATGACACAGTGTGTTGACTTGGTTTCAAATCTTCAGCAGTTGGAGCATCTTGGCTTACCTCAAATGCTAGAAATACGGTAGCACTTGTCACTCCAATCCCAGCCAAGGGTCAAATGCTCTGTCACACATGGAAGCTAAAATAAGTTCTAGAAGTTGTTTTTGAAGTTGACTTAACTTTATTCACATGATAGCTATAAGGGCTGACAAAGACTTCCTCTAACATTCCTTCTGGCAGGTTGAATTAGAGTTTGGTTGCAGACCGTGTGGGTTGAAGGGATGTGTGGTGAGACAGATCAGGGGCTTGTAACAATCCTACATCATCATGAATCCagtttaattttaactttgtgGCTTGTCTAACACATTTTCAGTTAAGAGTTGGGGAATAAATCTACCGTTCCCTGGCAAACACTTGGCAGCCCTTGGGAGCAGCATCTTTGGAGAACACATAATCAATCCTAGCACTACAGCATAGCAGATATTGTGAGTGCAGGTCACAGGTGCCCTCGGATGGAGAATGGCATCCTGTGACAATGACAGCAGTGGGGTCTCAGGGCATAGAGCAGGCAGCTCCGGAGCATCTCAGTCAATCCCAGGACCATGGCATGGCCTCTCAGTACTGATAGGACCTCACAAGGAGCCACATAAGAATAACCGTAATCAAGACAATAGTGAAGTTGAGAAACAGCTCCCGGGTGTTTATCCCCATTTTCACAGCGGCTTGGTGAGAACTGCAGGCAGATTTCTGAGGGCACACCAAGGACCTCTGGCTTCTCCTCACCTCCTGATAAAAcataacaaagaaaacacaaggaGATTAATGGGCATTCCTGTATAACAATGCTCGTTCTTTCCTCAAAGGAAACAGAAGTGTTGTGGAAAAGGAGAGTGTGATGGGctaaattgtgtcccccaaaaatcTACATGTCAAAGCCCTAGCTcacagtatctcagaatgtgactgtgtttgaaGATAGGGTCTTTTAAGAGGTAAATAAGTTAAAATTAGGTAATTAAGgagggccctaatccaatatgactagtgtctttatcagaagagattaggacacagacacatgcagaggggaagaccatgtgaaaacACAAGGAGAAGATGGGCATTTACAAGCCAAAGAAAGgactcagaagaaaccaactgtgccaacaccttgatctggGACATGTAGCCTCCTGACAGTCTTTGGACTGGAGACTTCCCTAAGTCTCCAGCCTACCAGcccaccctgcagattttggacttgccagtctCTGCAATCGCacaagccaattccttaaaaacaGACACCAATCCCCTCAACACAACACATTCTATTAGTTATGTTTCTCTGAAGAGCCCTAATGATTACAGAGAGAGAGCCTGATTTCTCTGCCTGATGTCATAAAGACCACCATTTTTGTCCTGACTTTTTTCCTGTGATGATCGTATTGGTGCTTttcataaaatgtgaaatattacatttttctttctccaacttctgtgtgtgtttgcgtgtgtgcgTATGCATGTGTATACTTTTCTTAAGAGTATCAATAAGCAGGggtaccaaaacaaaaaaattttatggTTTAGTATTGTTCTTGCTTTGAATTACATAGATAAGTGGGATGCCATAATCTTTCAGGCCTCAGGCTGCTGTAGGTCTTCATCTAACTCTACGGAAAGCAGAAAGTACTTTCAACAGCTGCATGGCCTCTGACAAGTCCTGCATTGGGCACATAGCCTACTGGGATCAACCAAAAGCCCCTGGCATAACAGGCATTCAGCCGAAAGAGCAAGTGTTAACTTCATGGGTACTTCGGTTTCAACAAGGGCTTGTGCCAGCTATTTTTAGTCAGGTCCAGGATGTGCCTAGATTGTAAACATTTCAAAGAGCAGGGATGGTATCTTCATAGTATGTACAGATTGTCCATACAGGAAATCATACTTTGAGAACATGTGCAATGAAGTCATCAAACTATTGTCTTCAGTGAGATGGTGTAAATTGCACATTATTTATGCAGcctaaatgaaattaaagatttatatattttagataattcGATATCTATGTTTTAGACATTTAGGACCAAAGTCTACTGTAGAGTGAAAGTTTAGGGAGAAAGGGTATTTTGTGTGTTTGCTAAAGGTGAGAGTTCAAGAGGCTGAAAGGGTTGTTAGCAAGCTTTTGGTCTGAGTGGTATTTTTAAACTATCTAGCATGACTGAATTATTAATTGTAATTACTGTATTGATTATATTATCAATGGACCAAATTGTTAATTGCATAAATGCCAACTGAATGATCATTTTTCATATTGTGTAATTGGCATAACATACAGgttcagccaggcatggcagtcggtacctgtagtcctagctaattgggaagctgaggtgggaggatcccttgagcctaggagtttaagaccagcttaggcaacataatgagaccctgtctcaaaaaaaaatacaagttcaaATCAGATGGTGCCAACCAGTAGATATATAGCCAAATGATGACAGATTTATATTTCATCTCCCTTTTAATTATTATCCATCTTTTAGACCTCAGCATGAAGGAAATAGTAAATTGCCAATGAAAACCATTacaaatggctgggcgtggtggctcatgcctctaatcccagccctttgggaggctggagtgggaggatcacttgagcctaggagttcaagaccagcctggataacacagcaagaccctgtctctccaagaaaataaaaaggggaaaaaatagaaaatctttacAAAGATTTGCATGGAGGAGAAagtaaacagaataaaatgaatgGATCAAGGAAAAAGGATTTATGAGAATGTACAAAAGAGCAGAGGAGAACAGAACGGTAATGAGTCTTGCCAAGGTGCCTGGAGGCAAAGGAATGAGAAACGAAGACAGACTCTTTCTTATAAActtatcaatgaaataaaaccatAGTCCAAATGTCCATCTATTTGGGTAAGTTCTCAAGAAATGCAGAGATAAGCAGAAAATATGAAGCCTGGCTTATAATGGTCAAAACAATTCAAGGAGAGCAAAACAACGGTCCCACCAAATCTGCCTATTAAATTAAGCTGTTAAGTCATGGGAATCATGGATAGTGATCCAACAGGATATactcagaaaatgagaaaaatactatTGAAAGCTGTTCCACAGCTCTGTTTGTGTTACCTTCGCAACAACTCAGGCAAGTGTTACTGCAGTTTTTATCTTTCTCAAGATTACAGCTGAGAAACTGACTTTTAGAGAGAGGAGATTAAGATGTTTGTGTAATGACAGATAACAAGTTAGAGGCAAAGCTAGAATTAGCAGACTGGAACTAGTTACTAGAATTCCTAGGAGTTATGACACAAGTGAATTGTCACTGCAATTAACTGGCCTGGCTAAACAAAGTTAGCATAAATtttcaaccactttggaaaacaatttagctTTCTTAGAATTAATGTTGAAAATGTTCATTCTCTAATATCTGGCATTTCACTTCTACCTTAAGACAGTCAAGGACGTGCGTGCCAGGTTACATAAATAAAGAGTTCACAGCAATATTATCACAATaactccaaactggaaacaactcaaatgtttatcaacagcagaatggatgataaattgtggtatagttatacatttgaatttcataaagcaaagaaaatatatgaactaTAGCTACACAGAAAATGGGTAGATCTCACAAATATAATTGTTGGGTGAAAGAagaatttacaaaagaaacagagaatatgactccatttatatgatgtCAAAAATAGGGAGGTTAATCATATTGTTTAGGCATGCAGACATAGATGGTCAAATTATAAAGAATAACAGGGACAAGAGGATCCCAACATCTTGGGGCAGAATGGGGGTTGATCAAGAATGGGCTTCTGGGTGCTGGCAATGATCTGTTTCTTGACCTGGATGATAATTATAGAAGTGTTGCCTTTCAGTTATTGTTTAAACTGTGTATGTTTATGCactcttaactttttttttttcagtcatttctGAATTAGCAGGCTACCCAtcacacttctttctttcttgggatTTACCTCTTACTACTTCTTGCACTTTAATGGTGACCttgaatatttgttgttttatgtGATTTTAGATGAATAAAACATGAAGAGTTAAGGTGAGAATTTCTAGTGAATTCAATTCAATCAACACATATGCTAACTGTAAGGTGTGGTGTGAACATTCCTTTCACACACATTTATACACTTTAGGAAGAATGAACCAGTTAGGCAGAAATTCAGATCAGCCAAGttccatttttctgcttttaaccAATAAAGACACTTTGGGTTTCATTTTAAACATTCCCTGAAGTCAAGGTCATGCCATATGATCCAGTGATTGCAAATGGATGAACTAAAACCCAAAAAGCTCTGAATAAATTGTGCAGGAAGTTTGACATTGGCTTTCTTTGAATGGAGACTTagagaagatagaaaaaagaCCATCTTCCataatacaagaaagaaaaaaaatttttttttactaggaagggagaaaatgcatacccttaggagaaaaaaaaaggaaaacagaaagcaatagtaCTCACTTTATATCTTAAGGCATGCTGTATCCAAGGGGCATTGCCTATTTCATTAAGAAATGCAAACATTCCTCTGCCTTTCTCATTTGCagcttgtacacacacacacaccgtatGCTAAGCATAAAAATCCTGCAGTTACCTGAAGAGGATCAAAGACACACCCTGGCTATGGCAGGTTTCTCCTCGCTGTCTCCAACTTGAGCTCCAactccttctcccctcccaggCTGTCTGGACTCCTGGACTCTGGGCAGCGCCTAAAGTAGTCCGTGGAAGCTGGCAATCACTGTGATGTCACTGATGAAACATCTCAAAGGAACACCCTCCGAAGGTTCGAGGCTATTTGTGTTCGGGGGACATGGAAATATGTTGACTAAGACTTTGTTCCTTTGGCTGCCAATTTGCCACCACCAGGATTTAAAAACCTTCTGTTTCCAGTTGACTTTTAGTGCAATTGATGTGGGTTTTAAATGTGTCTTTTACATCTTCATGAATAACTTTAACATGTCTTTAAAACATCATAAACCAAGAATGATAGACTAATTTTAACCAATCGATGCTGCATTTGACTGCTCTCCCTAGTCAGCCTGTGAGGTGTAAAAATGTGACTTCATTTTACCACCCATATCTTTAGTTATTTGAAATGTGAAGAGTTTGCTGCCTTACACCCACACATAtgcacacccatacacacacacacacactccagaaTTCAATAGGCATCTTTAGCTCTTTCAAAACTGACTTTAGTCCAAGCAGTGAAAGCTATCCCCTCCGTCACCTGCTCCACGTAACTTTCCAGCTAAGCTGTGCATTGCAAGTTTACACGTGGATCTACAGTTTCATCTGAAACAGCCGAGGAAGTCATGGTTTGTATATCTCTGGCAATAAATTAATAGAGCAGTAAACTCACACAGTTCAACTCAGTTATTTGGATAGATTGGGAGTGGAAGGAGAACTGGGTAAAATTAGTGAAAAATGTGAATTATAGAAtatatctgaaagaaagaaaagtattataTAACTTTCTAATATGAACACTAACTAAAATTAGACTAAGATGAGTTTGTAACCAATGTATCACATGTTTGGAGCCCCTGAAGTGTTAAATTAGACTTGAAAGCAGATCAATTAAGTACTTTAAACATGACCCTAGCAATTGTGTTTGCTCAGCAGATCCTTTCTTTATAGATAATAGAGGAAATCTCCCCCTCTGAATTCCCAATTAGGGTCAATCAAAATAATGCATTCCCAAAaggcataaacaaacaaaattctctATGCAGTTATGCTCATAGTCAAACCTTTCCCTCCATTCCTCATACCCCAGAGACATTACCAAAACAAgactttccatttcatttcctcattttaacATAAGCTTAGCAACGGGTAATCTTAATACAACATTCTGTCACCACTTGTCTTGTGAAAAGAGCGCTTGCTGAAGTGACAGAGAGTGTATAATAATTATAGTGCAACCGAACATTGGCAGTTATCTGTTGCCATCTGGCAAACTCCTTGAATGTAATCAGAGTTCTGTCTTCTGCCTCCAAGCTCTCACTAgattgtttcccaggctgggaaTGTTTTTCTAGTTACCAAGCCACACCTGTCCCTTTTTGTAAccactcaaaattattttttgtcaaattaaaaaagttatatatttattgtaggacatgtgaaaatatattaaagtatttaaaacttttaaattacttttaatctCACCacccaaaggggaaaaaaacaaaactttactttactttttttttcttttgagatggagttttgctcttgtcacccaggctggagtgcagtggcgtgatctcagctcactgcaacctccgcctcccgggttcgagcgattctcctgcctcagcctcctgggtagctgggattacaggcatgcaccactatgcctggctaatttttgtatttttagtagagatggggcttcaccatgttggccaggctggccttgagcttctgacctcaggtgatccaaccgcctcagcctcccaaagtgctaggattataggtgtgagccaccgggtgCCCGGCCTACATTACTTTTTATTCATCCGTTTGAGGCTGCATAGGCACAATCTCAAATTCCCAGGATATTTTTGGTAAAAGAATCTGAAACTTGAAAAccttttttcttaattcatttgGAATCAAATTATTTGTAGTATATCATGTGTTGATATTAGGTTTATGGGATAAGCATTTATTTTGTACATCTCAG from Homo sapiens chromosome 11, GRCh38.p14 Primary Assembly encodes:
- the SLN gene encoding sarcolipin, with product MGINTRELFLNFTIVLITVILMWLLVRSYQY